The Montipora capricornis isolate CH-2021 chromosome 3, ASM3666992v2, whole genome shotgun sequence genome includes the window ATAAGAAGGCTGTTCGCTGACGAGAAAGCAACGGCAAGCTGGAGAAGAGAATTTAGTTATCTACTTAAATTAACCGTGACTCCAAGAAATTCAGTTCTGAAGGTAAAATGATTGTTGTAACTAAGGTCTATGTTAAGCGTCGTTGAAGAGAACCAGGCTGCCTAATCAATTTTCCGCTTCCACGCTCCAACCACTAGCGCAAATGGTTTCAACTGAACTCACACAAGAATTCAACAGTAACCATTAAAATCACTAAATGAGGGTGTTCGAGTACCTCTTTCCAATTTTAAATCGCTCCCGTTAACGAAAGTGTAATTCCTcattaagaacggtgcctaccaattcaaaagtatttctgcgcggtttactgaatatgtgggaaaagcagatcttaacaagtgatattgaaatccaaaaagaaaattgggggtaaccacgcatttttcggccatgataattaatcaacaatatttgtaaaaagctttaaaatacaaagcaatgtgtggcgtcCTTTTGCAAATTGAGTCTTaactatctctgaaaaatacatggttacccccaattttcttttaggataccaagagcacttgctaagatctgctttATCTGAATACTTttgagccgcgcaaaaatatttctgtattaataagcaccgccgataggaaatccgagtatctcgagatgcgcagcaataacaataataggcaccgtccttaaatatattttattacTCACTTTTAAGGTGTAGTTTTCTTTGGGCTCTAAATCTCTCATGACATAGTGAAGGGGGCTTGagaattgctggtaaaaaaggaaaaaaagaatgaaaCTACCTCGTTTTGAAGCAAGGTAAGAGAGGAAGCAATAGTTTGGGCTACTGACACGTTGATTAGTTGTCGAAAGATGCAAAGCGTTAGCCTCAGTGAGTAACTAACCTCTCGGTCCGTGCATACATAGCTATAGACTGAGTTTTATCACTCAatccctttttctttttcttataacggtttttgttagtttcccACCCATAGCAGGACACCATTACCCGTAATGTCCGTAATGGGTACTAAATGGTTCCTGCCCATACTGCAATATCACGGGTTTTGTCTATTGAGGTAAGATCATGTTACTTTGCGCTCTTCGAACACACGCGATCTTACGGCATCTACGTACATTCTTTCAGCATCCTAAAGCTGAGAGAATGTCTTGTTTGCAAAGTCTTCGTCCAACTGGAGATCATAACATGCCATCCTTCTCAAAGGTATGAAATGTATCAACTTTTCTCAATATAATTGCAATACCAATTCAGTGATGACAAAAAATCTTGATTACCTTTTCGTCAAACATTCTGAATCTTTTTTCGCCGCTGTGGTCAGAGACCGTGGCATACCAGTGAATATCGTAGTTACAGGTTTTGCCTGCAAGTAACAAAAAATCTCAAATGAGAACGACGAAATTTCGTGTTACGACACTGGCATACTCCCAAAAAAAAGCCAATGGAAAAATGATTGCTCTCTTTTCAAGTTGAAATCTAACTGGTAAAATGACTCCAGTGAATTGGCTTGGCTTACACTTGAAATAGACAGTGAAATCTGCCACTCAGCTACTTAACCAAGTGATAAAGTTTGCTTACTATGTGGTGCCAGACTCCAGGTTAGATCTCCCTGAAATTTCGTACCATTGGCTCTGAGAGAAACATGAATATTTGTTGGTGGGTCCAAGCCATCGTAATCTGAAAAGAATTGTTCGTCATTCTCAACTGATTTAAAGCTTCCAGTACGATAGATAAACGAGTTTCTCTGGTGAAGAAACCTTTGGTGCTGCGTCTATGGGTAACTGAAGCAAGCGGCAACAGAAATTTGCTTGAATCAAACGAGTGGATTATAGTAAATTGACCATTGTAAGGAGATTTGAGAGCTAATATTTTGAGCGTTCACCCTTGATCGCCGACAGCGAATCTATACTTCTTCAAGTTACTTGATTTGACGAAGGGATGACACTCGAAACATCAACTTTCCATTGCCCTACGCATATACGCCCACAGCTTTTGAGTAAAATTTTCAAGACGATTCCCAATTTCGAGTGATTAGTTTATTCTCAAATTAGCTGCGAGAGACATACTAAAGATAGCGCAAGGTCACGGTGAATTCACCATCCATTAAGTAATTGCAAAAACCAAGGTGGGTAATTCAGCGAATTCCATGATAATTacttgaaatctatttttagatctaGCCTGGCTGCGAAggttattttaatttgttgttaCCATGACTGCGTCGTCCACTTTCACACCAACTGACCAATCAGGTGTCGTATTTGAAATGACAAGGCAGGACACGGTACTAATAacagatttcaaataattttcatcagAATAGTACCCTGGTCCCAgtgtttttcttgagccgcgaagcggcgaagACGAGTCGCGAAACGCCGagaagagaaaaatctctggttaccttggacttgaatctcactttcatgcagacgccagctgtcaaacgcgTCAAATTGATATTTACAAAAGGGACCAATGGCAGCTTAGCAATCACGCGTCCCCTAGGTATTagtaggctgatttagcaaccgaacgggaacgtcagtggcgacggcgcgcgccgaaaaaacaccaatgagaattcagaatagaatagactccactcttttcttctctattctaaattctcattggtagttttgctgtgcgcgacgtcgccactgatgttcccgttctgttgctaaatcagcctactAATCAAACCAACCAATCATAACTAtttgcgtgtttgtaaaaatatcaaccaatccgagACAAAGGGTCAGATCCTGaccctggcgtctgcatgaaagtgagattcaagtcgaAGGTAatcagaggtttttctcttctcgccgctgCGCGACTCAGCTTCGCCAATTCGCGGCTCTCTCACAGCGGGGTATCggaatagacctaatcggctaacgcaatgttgtctccaattcaaatcttttgttccaggtatttccatatcatttagaTATGAATGTTACATTATCATGCAATTTCAATCCTAATCctaggagatttgaattgggtacaacactgagttaacCGATTTGGTGTATAGCGCCAACTACGGGAAATTCCCTCTTTTACATCATATCCTCTTGCGACATCACTATTCTCGCtcttttttctgaaactttaaccactgtaagataatgagttagttatgtcagaaatgtaaaaaaaatggggggtcaccgacttcgttttggagagaacatgcccgaaaaaacatccaaaatgtgacaaaatcgggcttcgttagcgaataaggcctgtgtctgtaaacccaaatatattgctattaaatctttgaagtgaaatcttctctgccaaatattgtttaagtggacttattaagtgaatttagtcaactggtgaggttctttaAAGATccagttcgcatttagcgaccacagtttcacgcgccttgcagccgcaagatggcaggatttgatgtcccgtgagcagaaatcttgaaatttttttaacttcccacattgattttttgttcatttttggacaacgtggagataattgtaaataaaatccgtttctggaaagaaaaataggggtcaccgaacgtccaagagcgttagatccaggcaaagctatagcaatggccttttgccctatcatttctcattttattacttagcgcgcgcgctcgtgtatgacgtggcgtgtgcatttgcgtgcgcagtaaggatgcgcagaaacaattggcgcgaacgtccttaaataaaaattccgcgagaaaaaaaaaatatcttagcgatcgataaaaagaaatgacgaaaaacatgtttttttagctgtaggaaaagtcctaacaatattattgctgtcaagaaactctTAGTGTAATTTCTGGCGGAAAATTGCAGGAAACCTATTTTCGCCTTATTTATGTCTTCGATCGTACGGtaaatggcgcgagaaaaacatttgggctaaacaggagcccatctggagcgtgcaacttccatacagcgtctgtgaaacggcgttttcacaagtaggtttatttttagactagcccttcccgcgaattaggtcaaaaaacaaaggcagttccggttcggtgaccctatgacgtcagcttaattttttgtaattggtcattgggctcctgtgggagtctcattagcggaaaattcaatctaaaaataaccttacttgtgaaaacgccgttgcacgaaaataggtaagttgcacgctcccgGTGATGGGTTCCTGGGCTAAACTATTACttacggtagctgttgtgtacatttttgcatggaaaaccgcttgtcagaaatactttttaaaatcctttcccaaaaaaacgctgaaATGACGAATCTCGAAAATCAAGATTTAATCCGTAGTATCCTCCTCCAGTGTGGgtactttggattcatgattCGTTTTTGGATTTggccaaaaaaacgcaaaatccgttttttgAATTTAggaatccgttttcggattttcccaaaaaaccgCACCCTTAATCTGTGAAAATCAGCAATTCAAACCCATTGAGAATAAAAAGTTTCGTTCCAGGCATTCCCATaccatttaaatgtgaatgctacattataatccAAATACAATACATAAAGAATTGGAATAAGGTataacattgagttagccgatttggtctattgcttatgattttcccgcaaaaatagacacttttgaCGCACGATGGGGACAAACCTAATACCaaattcttactcttgggtaatagACTCTTGGTTAAGGTGTTGTTTCAAGGCTGGAAAAGTACGACAGATTTCTTTGTCCTTTCCCCCTCAATCAGACCTCTTCGGCCCTTGAGACGTGTACTGCTTCACCTATAATTCTACTAGTCATGTAGGCTTTTAATAATGGTACTCACCATTCAATGTCACCATCCATTTCCCCTCATGACGGTCTTGGAGCCCTTTGACAGTAACCACGGCAACTGCCACTTGAATGCGCAAACCTTTCTCTAGGTCGTTCAAGTGGATTGGCAGCACCTTGAACTAAAGAATAGTAAAGTTAATTAGAAATGCGAAGCTCCTAAAATCAGCCATTTTATAATTTAATCAAGAGTCAATTaaccaagagtaagaatctggtatcaggtttccgccatcagcgtcagaaaagagTCTAtctttaaaccaagttttgtgggaaaataaacaatagaccgtGAAATTTTGTACCAAATTCAAATCtttcggggttaagattctttgtgaatTGTAACTGCATTAttatgtagcattcacatttaaatgatatggaaatacatGCAACAaatcgttttattcccaaaaggttTGAAATAAGTGCAACGTTGAGTTAGCCGATTGTTTATTTCCTGCAAAACTACGTTTAAAATAGAAACAGTTTTTTCTGAGGCTTATGAGGACAACTGAGGCCTATTTGGGTAAAACTTACTCTTGGATATTGGACTCTTGGTTTAATAATATAAATGGAAAAgttctccattctgattggctaagagaaatacAGTTTCGGATAACACAATGCAGAAAAGAGGTGAGTCAAtgtaaaaaaacattaataaCAAACGTACCAGGAACTCAaattggtcaatgatcaaagaaatccacagatagccaatcaaatgctggccctggatggcgcaatgtTTGCGTGATTCTTGATATATTATTGCATGTGTAAGGCCGCTtctacacggtacgatttgtcggccgGTTTTGTCGGCCCGATAAATAGTTTTTCTTCCAAAGATCTTCCCGTTGTTCTTTTAGTATCTACTATTTTGAAAGCTTTAATTTTTTGCGTATCTGTGCATTACCCACTCGCATACCTTTTGATTAACATGGCGGTTTCTCTCAGTGTTACCCTGCGAGCaaagtctctttcgatcttcctagataagtcgggaagaggaaatagaggttacttcatggttggtgagtgcggacGGTTTTTCTTCACGAGTTGCGAGAGGCGCGAACAAacaagtgagcgcagcgaacgagtgagttcagcgactcctcgcaacgagtgaagaaaaatcggacaaacgaaccaaccatgaagtaatttgtttattttatacgtactgagatttcaaaagaatactacGTATTCTTCTTGTTTGTCTTTGGTGCGGACTGTTATGATGAATTCGCTCAAATATTCATTCAGCTCCTCTGGAGGGATCTCTTCAAGTTTTTCGATGCTAGGAATTGTTGCAGCCcggctacattttgcaaagttttctttttagtgctttcgttttcttgttctgagatgaaatccgccacagacacatctaaatccttaaatcttgatgccattttatttgacgagaaatgaaaaacaactcgccGTTGCTTGccagtcgttgagaaaagactgatagagctctacgattttcttcactagtgacaaagagccgtccgtggcctgtgattggtcggacgatatttttcactagtgacaaaaaccgtccgaccaatcagaagccagcaatcacgcacagggatgaaatttatttcattgctttttggcgcgaaaatctcagtatgtataggaTAAAGTAGACTCTGCGAGCCGCCTCGActtttcgtgttgagcatgcgttaaaaattcaaacgtatttgggagtcagtcacgcgtgaccagcaaccgcaaaccacaaaaccaaaacaaacagtagggatattttcgaacaactctggcaaacataTGACatccaaggaatcatttccttcgaaactcaagatagttcaagtttttaaattaccatttcaatttttactgaaaaaattaataggtttctcaattctggcaaactagtttctgtaaccgacatacggaggaaatactcatgggaatttagacagttaaaaattgtcacgctgttgtaaatttaaaaaacattgaTGACGCGTGGGGATTGATCATGagcacaaatttaaaaaaacaggtttgacaagtcgaaactggactgactcatccatttctttggatgatcggcaaatcaaagaaaggtCAAGAAAGTTGAGGCGGCtcgcagagtctactttcctcttcccgacttatctaggaagatcgatagagactctgctcgcagggtatctCAGTGTCGGCCCGACTTAAAAAAATATGCTACAGTGCAACAGATGTTTTGAAGCGGAGCGATTTTCATTGCTCATCGGCTGTCAAAATACACGCAAAAATTGCTCTCCGACGCCGTCGGGCCGATAAATCCACAGGCatcccaagctcagtgtgagcatggccgacaaaaatataaggatttgtatgggaatcccgattaTAATAAAAGcctaagaagataattatatgaaaaaaatctcaattaaaaagcctaagcTTATTGCCATTGAGGATAGTTTCCTTCCaatgtggttattttccagatccgacgcgattttagccatttttcaatttctgggttgtcaacggttataattataaccgttgacaacccagaaattgaaaaactgctcaaatcgcgtcggatctgggaaataaccacacaggaaggaagctatcaaCAAATTGTGAATTTGTTCGCCTTTGAAAATATTTACTCGTGCTCATTTAGATCAAATTATACTCGAAATCACGTGAATACCTATACCGTCATCAGTCTTTTTCTGATAGTGAGTTCAAATGCAAAACTTGCACTAGTATTGAAAAGGAGGAAATGCAGTTTCTCCTGTGCTCCTTGATTGGTTAAAGGTATTCTCTCCACTctgttaaagtgcccataacctttTTTTTAGACTGTCAGTGTCAAGATAATCTACAGTAAAGACGTTCTGCGCAAAAAAATTGCGGTTTGCTTATAAACCGAATTTTTTACAAGTTTTGAAAATGCTATATTTTTGCGGAACACTTTCGCCGCTTACTAAGAAGGCCAACAAGCTCACAATTTTGTGCATTCATGTTAgtacgaggagtgagcaggtaCCGTaatgttcaaatagccaattgttgactataagaaccctacggcgcttCTTCTCCTACATAGAATTTCTCAGAACCTTTTGGGTcaatccgaggctctggtgacgagaatggaaaGATActctggttgcggctggtcacgtggcactccttGACGAACTTTTTTACACAGGGGTAGGGTTTTCGCTAcattttgatcccgcaactcGTATACGTTTGATAAGgcattttaaataaataatctttaccatacaatgtaagtttcaaaaaggtaaatgtTACGTGTATATTCTCACAGGAGATTCCCCCAAAAGCGATCAAGCtaaaaacaagagcttttgtgacCGAATATTAGCCTTCGATTAACGGTCACGGTTATGATgggaatggatactccaaaataaggtgaaaCACTTAGGCCCACGTTATGTGGCAATACCTGCCAACCTCAGTGTTAACCCGCTTTGACAGATAAATAACATTCTTTAGGAagagaataactgctgggttaggcactggtctttagtgattagggttaagcGCTGACTCGAAATAGTTAGCTTTCATAAACGTTTCTGGTGACACTCCCTtttcacatattttttaaacttagtAAAACTTTAGTAACGTCGTTTGGCACTTTATATACACAAAACtaagtgtctcaccttattttggagtatccatctgggaccggttgctcgaagcctgattagcactaaccgttggttaagaggtatcaaaaaatgtacgtttccatggtatttaactatggttagcgctaaccatgcttcgagcaacccgggccatgTCACAACCGTACCCTATTATTATCAAGAAGAATCCAGagaagactaaggcgaatggTGAACCAAAGTGATGGGAAATTTGAATGTTCTCTAGTTTCATTTTTAAATCGTGTTTTGGGCAAATCCCTTTTATTTTTCAGCGAAACGCCTTTGAGAGATGTGTAGATTCAGGTGAGAAAGTAACAAAGAAAAGGTTATGGGCCCTTTAACGACTCAACACCTATAGTTGCTTCGAGAAGTGAACGTTTTGTTTGCGGTATTATTTACTAACGCGTTTCTTGAATTTAACGCTCTACTGACTCAGTCTAGATCTGGGTTCTGTATGATTCAAGTACCATAGATAGGCCATCACACTGATAAGCTTTTCTGCCTTCGTAAGTTTGGTTTGACTGAAACGAGAGAAAATACGTTTTTACGTGGGAAGATTCCATAGCATAAAGGGTTCAATGGTTTCGTCCGTTTTGTTTTCGTCGTTCGCGCGTGCCTTCGTGCAATTGATAATGCAGGAAGAAGTCAAAAAACTAGAAAATGGAGTAATAGTGGAATTATCAATCCCTTATATAGTTATTGCTCGCTCGCGTGTTTTTTCTCCCTCCTTCGGGGCTCAGAAAAATACTGCGCAACTCAGTCGCAAAATATCCACCCgtgttatatgttaaaccattcaataaggtGTGTATATCTCATTTAGTCATTGTTGTTTACTTTGAACAATGAAAGTGTACATTATAGTATACTTTGAGTCGAAGTCTAGACGAAGGTGTTGTAAAAAGGCATGATAGATGTTAAATTCAAATAATGTTAAGTTCAATGGCTCGAAGAGGCAAGCACGGACTTTTGGTTTTCATCTCGGCTTTTTCAAATCTATTACTAATTCGTATCCATCTTGGATACTCTGTTCCACTCATGTCTtgtcatttaaaaaatatatcactCGAAAAGCAGACCCATCAAAGAGAGCGCTTTTGGAGTCTCGAACATTTACTTAGCTCAGCGAACAGATCATTAAAGAAACTTCTGTGCTGCACATGCGTAGACGGGGAGTGAGACATGATTCGTTGATAAATTTGGTTGTATTACACGAGTTCAGTGGTTAAGGCGCTAAACCACCATAAGAAGATGTGAGCAGACGTTTCGAATGTTAGACCCTTTAGtcatgatatttaacaattattcgccgaaggtgaagtgattatcggtgaatattcaatgagacgaagtcgaggtgaatattcgccgataatcac containing:
- the LOC138040595 gene encoding uncharacterized protein, which translates into the protein MSSKLKNVITFLKITICFLLSRPFGSFIDVLFRDVSLGVRKYSQFKVLPIHLNDLEKGLRIQVAVAVVTVKGLQDRHEGKWMVTLNDYDGLDPPTNIHVSLRANGTKFQGDLTWSLAPHSKTCNYDIHWYATVSDHSGEKRFRMFDEKQFSSPLHYVMRDLEPKENYTLKVFSVVSDKENGSIIHFVTPSLGKVSITGNNIPKFNSIIKEHLLHAICSWNRKAIR